TCTGGTAATGCCTCTTTCATTATTGTTCGGATCCATTCAGGAGCTAATTTAATATCATGACGCAGGCGTTCTGTCTTTTCTTTTTTTAATATTTCAATTACTTTTAATATCTCGTCCTCATTAAGCTGGTCTTTTCCCAATGCCTTAAGGCCTTGAATTACCAGTCCGCTTATTTCTCCAATTGAGGCCAGATTTTTTGTTGCTGTTTTTTTAAAATGTAGCGATCTTTTTCCTATTGCTATTTTTCTGGCAACACCATCTGTAAGATATATAGCATTCATTGGTATCTGTGTAGAAAGTCCAAGAATGTTTAGAGAATATGCACCAGTAGGAATAATACGTGCCCGATCTCGACGCGCTATTGCCTTTGCGATATTCTCAATTGAAGGAGTTATTGTGATTCCAAGGGTTTTGTTTATTTCGGGCCTTGTATAAATACCTCTAGAAACTCTCATGATTTCTTTTTTTTCAGCGAGTCGTTCTAAGGATTTACTGATTGTTTTTGCACTTCCGAAACGAAGAAAATCGTCAGTAAAAAACACAGACCCCCTCTTGGCTTTTTTTATGCGTTCAATTACTTTATTTTCAGTGCTTTCTGTCATTTTTTTAGTGCTGTTTTGTCGCAAATATAGTAAATATTTGCGACAATTATATTGATTTTGTATTCTTATGAATGGAGTGATTTTTTTTTGTAGAATGTACCCTGTAATTTACGTTAAGGTGAAAAGTAATAAATGTATTGGATTTTTAAGCTGGATGGTAAAATTTACGATAGTTCTTCATCACA
The Flavobacterium humidisoli DNA segment above includes these coding regions:
- a CDS encoding DUF6088 family protein — protein: MTESTENKVIERIKKAKRGSVFFTDDFLRFGSAKTISKSLERLAEKKEIMRVSRGIYTRPEINKTLGITITPSIENIAKAIARRDRARIIPTGAYSLNILGLSTQIPMNAIYLTDGVARKIAIGKRSLHFKKTATKNLASIGEISGLVIQGLKALGKDQLNEDEILKVIEILKKEKTERLRHDIKLAPEWIRTIMKEALPENQQL